The Aedes aegypti strain LVP_AGWG chromosome 3, AaegL5.0 Primary Assembly, whole genome shotgun sequence genome contains a region encoding:
- the LOC5563909 gene encoding uncharacterized protein LOC5563909: MDLNNQQHKQSSNQMHCILCFTVKYSAKHEGFVAIQSEQGISRAIGALIQKYFPEEQIQNDGFVCLNCCQQLENFNRFYLQIKQIQSNRKMRPDAGNNGSLQETLQQHMHIKEEKIDEGYNYNQTGDEEVLNNFLNEQYRAQSDSNGNNLSQNRLLDSIVNEFQASSLSGTESIGCGNDQPYTKRIKRNLNENWHTTDRSELITHGTNDPELDFMEEEFYEYDKPPDERSDQTFSSAVSPFEEIERLRRENELLKRRNSQLVVRLKEFHVRNTDLVKINRELSEKLRASNPTNLLASPTIPDHFLASSKAFPTSDSKYLPSTSSVSVASLPVAVSSQLQQQVQPAPTDRMKSGAYTLDNGDVVVRDSLIPYQTMVDIDSVEPGEKYDLRFVSKLALALWGHERLAVSSVTGRKSNNASNNSTPSIQLEPEKLSFIKEKVYHRAMQETNDRVQAMARFDDSRINRLLNIKIQNAKRKKTPNQSVL, translated from the exons ATGGATTTAAACAATCAGCAGCACAAACAATCGTCAAATCAAATGCACTGTATCTTATGCTTCACTGTGAAGTATTCCGCAAAACACGAAGGATTTGTGGCAATCCAAAGCGAGCAGGGCATTAGTCGGGCAATCGGCGCCcttattcaaaagtattttCCGGAGGAACAAATCCAAAACGACGGAttcgtttgtttgaactgctgCCAGCAGCTGGAAAATTTCAACCGCTTCTACTTACAAATCAAGCAAATCCAATCGAACAGAAAAATGCGACCGGATGCAGGAAACAATGGTTCATTGCAGGAGACATTACAACAGCATATGCACATTAAAGAGGAAAAGATTGACGAAGGCTACAATTATAATCAAACCGGGGATGAGGAAGTATTGAACAACTTTTTAAACGAACAATATCGGGCGCAATCAGACTCCAATGGGAATAATCTGTCGCAAAATCGATTGTTGGATTCGATAGTAAACGAATTTCA AGCAAGTTCTTTGAGTGGGACAGAATCGATTGGATGTGGAAACGATCAACCGTATACCAAACGGATAAAACGAAACCTAAATGAAAATTGGCACACCACTGATCGCAGCGAATTGATAACACATGGTACAAACGATCCTGAACTAGACTTCATGGAAGAAGAATTCTATGAATATGACAAACCACCCGACGAACGTTCAGATCAAACATTTTCCTCGGCAGTTTCCCCCTTTGAGGAAATAGAACGACTTAGAAGGGAAAATGAATTACTCAAAAGACGAAACAGCCAACTGGTTGTAAGGCTCAAGGAGTTCCACGTTCGCAATACAGATCTTGTGAAGATCAATCGAGAGCTCTCGGAGAAACTGAGAGCGAGTAATCCCACGAATTTGCTGGCCAGTCCAACAATACCGGACCACTTTCTGGCGTCATCTAAAGCTTTTCCAACGAGTGACTCCAAATACCTGCCTTCGACATCTTCAGTATCGGTCGCTTCATTGCCGGTTGCTGTATCGTCTCAACTACAGCAACAAGTGCAACCGGCCCCGACTGATAGGATGAAGAGTGGTGCTTATACATTG GATAATGGAGATGTTGTAGTAAGAGATTCTCTGATTCCCTATCAAACGATGGTCGATATTGATTCGGTTGAACCGGGAGAAAAGTACGACCTGAGATTCGTCAGCAAATTGGCTTTGGCTCTATGGGGACACGAAAGGCTTGCCGTGAGTAGCGTGACCGGACGGAAATCGAATAATGCTAGCAACAATTCAACGCCGAGTATACAACTGGAACCCGAAAAATTAAGCTTCATTAAGG AAAAAGTCTACCATCGAGCGATGCAGGAAACAAATGACCGAGTGCAAGCTATGGCTCGTTTTGATGATTCCAGGATCAACCGGTTACTGAATATCAAAATCCAAAATGCAAAACGCAAGAAGACTCCCAACCAGTCGGTACTGTGA
- the LOC5563911 gene encoding myeloid leukemia factor — translation MSLFGMLGDLEDDPIFGHQMRAMRQMNNMMNSLIANPFGMFGALDNITGPSLAGPRGGLQLMPHMGPNMHMNRLLNNNDGTMYSSSSVFSMTSGPDGPQVYQATSSTRAGPGGIKETRKTVQDSRSGTKKMAIGHHIGDRAHIIEREQNVHTGEQEERQDYINLDDDDAEDFDREFQTKARSTMHLGGGRRPALQIEELPSSQPNPPHIRAIANTPYNVTMPAESSSGQYQRNSASPSSPSSSSANRNRITGAPTAQTVTPRRGIRSPTSSPLAMPQASTGAGHITTSVHPHPYSMAGRKNRAIKGPSSSPYHQ, via the exons ATGTCGCTTTTTGGAATGTTGGGAGACCTGGAGGATGATCCGATTTTCGG GCATCAAATGCGAGCTATGCGCCAGATGAACAACATGATGAACTCGTTGATAGCAAATCCGTTTGGAATGTTTGGAGCACTGGACAACATTACTGGACCATCTTTAGCTGGTCCTCGCGGAGGTCTACAACTGATGCCACATATGGGTCCGAATATGCATATGAATCGacttttgaataacaatgaCGGAACGATGTACAGCTCCAGCAGCGTGTTCTCGATGACCTCGGGACCCGATGGACCACAGGTGTATCAAGCCACTTCCAGTACTCGTGCTGGACCGGGAGGGATCAAGGAAACACGCAAAACCGTTCAAGACAGTCGAAGCGGAACGAAGAAAATGGCCATTGGCCATCACATCGGCGATCGCGCACACATTATTGAAAGGGAGCAAAACGTTCACACTGGTGAACAAGAAGAACGTCAAGATTATATCAAcctggatgatgatgatgccgaAGATTTTGATCGCGAGTTTCAAACCAAAGCTCGTAGCACGATGCATTTGGGAGGTGGACGCCGGCCAGCTCTTCAGATTGAAGAATTGCCTTCCAGTCAGCCCAA CCCGCCGCATATTCGTGCTATCGCAAACACACCGTACAATGTGACCATGCCGGCGGAAAGTAGCAGTGGCCAATATCAACGTAATTCGGCATCCCCGTCGTCGCCATCGTCATCGTCGGCCAATCGCAATCGAATTACCGGTGCTCCGACTGCACAAACTGTAACACCACGTAGAGGAATTCGATCGCCGACATCATCCCCACTAGCGATGCCACAAGCATCTACAGGAGCAGGCCACATTACGACAAG TGTTCACCCACATCCTTATAGCATGGCTGGAAGAAAGAATCGTGCCATCAAGGGTCCGTCATCTTCTCCTTACCATCAATAA